Sequence from the Aquimarina sp. Aq107 genome:
TGTTTTACTGAAATAATAGGCTTTTCCCTGAAAATCCTGTGCGATTGTTAAAGAGGTTACAAGAATAGTAACCCATGTACATATAGTCTTCATATTAGGCAGTTTTAAAATATTTAGACTCTATGATTAGCACTAGGTTTAATCAATAAAAGTTAATTATATCCTAAAAAAACAACAGTTTTCTATTAGATTAATCGTTTCAATAAAATAACTACTCGATGTACTTTCCCAGATTTATTTTTTACTTCTATTTCTACCTTTTTTTGATCATGCTTTAAATGCTTCTTCCAGAAGTTTAGTTCCTTTCCACCATATCCATCTATTTTAAGTAATTCATCTCCTTCTCTAATACCTTTTTCATACGCTTCACTAGATTGCACCACATGACTTACTAATATTTTGCCTTCTACCTTTTCTATACCTATTCCGCTAGTAGGAAATTCAAATGGAGTATTAAACTTTTCATTAGGTTTGAAATAAAATAATTTCTTTTCATAATCTAGTACCATGTCAAATCTATTAATAATTTGTGCTCCTAAGATTCCGGTATAATTGGGAGAGCCTGATACTCCTTCTTTGCCTTCTGAAATATCAATTGGTAAATCAGTAAATTCGAAATCGCTGAATCTTAATTTTTCTATAGTTCCTTTCGTATAAGTTGTAGATTTATTCAGCCCTCTTGCCTTGCCTTTAATTGTTTTTCCTGATCTATTTCTAAGATCATTTTTTACAGCATATGGTGTATTAAACAATACACTCATATTTGCACCACTATCAAATAGAAAATTTCCAGTTAGCGTATTACCATCATTTAAAGTAAAGGTTAAATCAATTTGAGGAATAGGTGTTCCATCAAATTTCATTGGAATCTTAGTGTATAAATCCAATCCTGAAATCAAATCACCTTCATTATATAATGTGATCATCTTTTTCTTAAAATCAAAGCTTGTTCGATACTTCCTTAAAACATCATACCCTATGATACCTTGAATTTTTCTACCAGATCGTTGAGAAAGTTTTTGTAAATCTACAAGAACTAAATTCGAGTTATCAAATACGACTGTTCCTATCTTGACAGTTTGATTTGTAGCGATATTATAAGTTTGTGATCCATTTGCACCTTGTGCATTTTGCGAATAATTAGATTTTATATTCAATCTTTGGGCCACCGTACTCTCCAAAACCCCGATCGATGCTCCAGTATCGAACACAAAATCTAAATATTCTTCTTGCTCATTTACTCGTACCTTTATAAAAACGAGGCCGTCTTCTTCAAAAGGTATAGTGGTTACTTGTGCTTTTATGTTAAAAAACACAAGTATGAATAATACTAATAAAATCCTGTTCATTTTTTGATTGTTTTGATCGATGATTATGATTATCCTCCTATTCTAATTTCTATACTATTACCATCATCTCGGCGCGGCATTCTATCTTGCATTTCTTTCATTTTTTTACGCATGATTTCTTCAAATCTAGTTTCAGTTACTTCTTTACCCTTTGTTGGCTCCTCAATTTCTATTTTTTTACTTGGATTTAAAACAATTTTATTACATAAAACTCGCAAGTCTCCATCATTAACCTCCATAATGAGTCCTGGTAAACCCCAATAATTTGCTGGACCATTGTTTACGGGTATTTCTGGCGTATACCATACTACTACTTCAATCTCTTCCGTTTCTGGTTCGGATTTTTCTTCTTCTCCATTAACTCGTATATCCCTAATAATTTCCTGAGTTCTGGTCATGGTCGCTTTATAACAATTATAGTTTCCTATTTTTTTAGTTTCATTAGATAGTTTCCAATTGTAATGGGTTAAAGTATCTTTTACTAAAAACATTTTGCCTAACATATCTCGTTGTGCAACAAACTTCTCTTCCTTTGTATTTTTGAAAAGAATATCTGAGGCTCCAGATCCTGCGATCATTATTTGCATTCCTGAAGCGGGTTGTGGAGCTCCTAAACTTTCTTCTTCCTTATAGACCGATGTTTCTTTATTGAATCGTAGTGTATATTCTTTTTGGAATTGCTTACGCATCATTTCGTGAATTTGCTTCTGCATTTCAGAATTCACCTGTGTACTATCCAATTGTATTTCTAACTTTCTATCCGTACTATAAGTTGCTATCCCTTGAAAATCCTGTGCCGAAATTTTCCCTATAACACACAATGTTATTACTATTATTAATCTTATCATTTTTTATTATTTTAAAAGGGTTTCTAGTTTACGTTTTAGTTCTGTAGCTTCTCCCATTTTCATTCCACCATTTTTATCTCTTATGTAGGGTATACCACCTTCTATATTTTTTACAACACCATTTTTGTCCAGTATAATATTATTAGGAAAAGATTTCATTTCTAACGCATCTGTATATTCTTTTGCATCTATAATATGTCTGAAATCAAACCTATATTTCTTTAGAAATTTTTCTACTTTTTCCTTGGATTCATAGGTCACTGCTACAAAATTTACACGTTCTCCAAAATGTTCTTTTAACTTATTTAATTCTGGCATTTCGTCAATACATGGAGGACAATTAGTAAACCAAAAATTAAGTAATGTTGGTTTTCCTTCTAAATCACTAATATTAATCCGATCCCCTTGTAATGTTTTTAAAGAAGATGCTAACATTTTCTTTCCTTTAAATGATTTGAGTTTTGTTTTCGAATTTACAGCACCATTCAAATCCACATGAAAACCAAAATCATGGATTATCGAATCCTTTCTAAAATCTGTGTCTTTTATCTCAATCTCAACTACAGCTTTTTTATTAATTTTTTTGATTTTATCCTTCATTTTATTCTCTGCTTCCTTTAACTCTTTCTCATCTAATAAGATTCCGTCATGATTTCGATAATATGTAGATTGCGCATGACTAAGAAAAAAAGTAAGAAGAAGAAATAGAGTAGATACTACTAAAGTCCGTGTTTTCATGTTAGTTTTAGTTTTATATGATTTGTACTCTACAAATATGAAAACCAAATGCTAACCAAACCGTTAACCAATGTTAACGAGTGTTAACCAGTTCTTTTTATATCGATTAAGAATCCTATTTTTGAACTATGCAAAAAAAAAGTTACAGAAGTATATTGTATTTTATTGCCTTTGTAATTCTAGTTACATTAAGTATTCAAGTATACTGGAATTTCAAGAATTACGAAGCTAGCAAACAACAATTGATTAATGAAGTACAAATAAGTTTAGATAATGCCGTTGATCAATATTATACCGAATTAGCAGAAAAAAACACTATTGGTTTTTCTTCAGACTCATCAAACATTGGCAATTTTTTAAAGAAAAGTAATTTTTCAAACCTTTTAAAGAAAATAGATTCAGGAAAGGTTGACTTTAAGAGTTATACATTCTCTGAAGGCTTAGATCATAGTGATATAAAAATATATAGAGGTCTTTCTGTAGATAGTATAGATCGAATGGACCATCATCCAAGCTTCTGTATAGATTCATCTAAAACGATCGAATTCCCCGATTTAATAAAGGATATAGAAAATGGTGATTCTAGAAAAAAAGCTTTTGAGCAACTTACATCAAAAATTATAATTTCGATTAATGAAGACTCTCTAAAACTAGAAGTTTTAGATACCATTATAAACAACCAATTAAAGAGGAAACAGTTAACAATTAGTTACGGAATTACATTTCAAGATCAAACAGGAACATCTTTTTTATTTAATAAAAATGTTATTAATAAATCTGATCTAAAAACTAAAACCAAATCTTATTATTTACCTAGAGGAAGTTCTTTAGAACTATCTTTTATGAACACTACACGTGCAATCTTAAAGAAAAATCTATTCGGTATTGCCCTATCTTTTTTATTGGTTAGTGCTGTAATTGGGTGCCTTTTATATCTCTTAAGAATCATTAATCATCAAAAACAACTTGCAGAATTAAAAAATGATTTGATTAGTAATATTACCCATGAGTTTAAAACTCCAATCGCTACTATTAGTGCAGCATTAGAAGGTATCCAAAATTTTAATCGTGAAAATGATCCTGAAAAAACAAAAAAATATATTGACATGTCCTCTAATCAACTTGGAAAATTAAATACCATGGTAGAAAAAATCCTAGAAACTGCTACACTAGATAGTGATGAACTAGAATTAAATTTAGAAGAATTAAACCTTGTCGATCTCGTACAAACTATAACTACTAAATACCAAACAAATAGTACCGAAAAGAAGATATATTTTCATCATTCTCAAGAAAAAATTTGGAAGAAAGTGGATGCATTTCATTTTGAAAATGCTATTAATAATATCATTGATAATGCCATCAAATATGGAGGTAATACAATTCAGGTTTATTTAAATAATACCAATCCAAATATTGTTCTCGAAATTAAGGATGACGGGACATCCTTAACTAAATCGCAAAAGGATAAAATATTCGAGAAATTTTATAGAGTCCCGAAAGGAAACACACACGATGTTAAAGGTTTTGGTATAGGATTATTTTATACTAAAACTATTATTGAAAAGCATCAAGGAACAATAGAATTACTTCTAGATCAAGATCAAACTAATTTTAAAATCACACTACCCAATGGATGAAATTATCGAGATAGTATTAGCAGAAGATGAACCGTCTTTGGGGCAGATTATCAAAGAAAGTTTAGAAACAAGAAACTTTAAAGTTCATCTTGCGCAAAATGGTGAAACCGCTTATTCGTTATATAAATCTATCAATCCTAAATTACTAGTACTAGATGTAATGATGCCAAAAAAGGATGGTTTTACATTAGCGAAAGAAATCCGATTAGAAGATGATACCATCCCTATAATATTTCTTACCGCAAAATCACAAACACAAGATGTAGTAGAAGGATTTACTATTGGAGGCAATGACTATCTAAAAAAACCTTTTAGCATGGAAGAGCTTATTGTTAGAATTAACAACTTACTACATAGAACTAAAACACAACAAAGTTCTGAATCATTGGAGATAGGAAAATATACTTTTGACTTTCCTAAACAACTTCTTACCTCGGTCGATGAATCATATCAACTTACGCATAGAGAAGCTCATTTATTATTTCACCTCATTAAAAACAAAAATCAAGTATTAGATCGTTCTATGATTTTAAAAAAGCTTTGGGGCGATGATGATTTTTTTAATGGTCGAAGTATGGATGTATTTATTACTAAACTAAGAAAAAAACTAAAACAGGATGCCTCTATACAGATTATCAATGTCAGAGGTTTTGGATATAAATTAGTTTGTTAGAAACGGCCTTATTTTTGTACTTTGCTGTTTCATGAAACATATTATTCTGTTTTTAATCTTACTTGGATTTATTCATAAGGGGTATACCCAGAGAAATGTAATAGCTCAAGATACTATATCACTAAAAGCTGATCAATTTTTAGGTATAGATTCTTTTGGTGCTATTTACTACGCTAAAAACAATATTTTTTATAAAAAATGGAATCATCAAGAATGGCAATTTGGCGATTTTATACTGGGTCAACTTACACAGGTATCAGTCTTAAATCCTTTAAAAATTTTATTATTCTACGAATCCTCTAACACTATCGTATTAGTTGATAAATATTTATCCGAAATAAATCGAGTAAACTTCAATACAATTTCCGAATTCAAAAGTGTTTCTCTCGTTTCTCCTGCAAATGATAATAGTAGTTGGATTTTTGATAATAATACTCAACAATTAGAGGTATTTAACATCAATTCTGAAAAAACATTAGTTGCTACACAACCCATTAACACACTTCCTTCCCTATTACGGAGTAACTTTAATTACTGTTGGATATTGACTTCAGAAAATCTTTCTCAATTCAACATATATGGTAGTTTATTAAGTCGAAATAATAATGAAGAATATATTGACTTTAGAATTATAAAAAATGATTTGATAATTCTAAAAGATGATGGTTTATATTATCGTTACACAAAGACTGGAGAAATTGAAAAAATAAATCTTCCGGAAATTCATATAAAACAGTTTTATGTTACTAATGAAATCCTTTATATTTACGACCAAAGTAAGATTTACAGTTTTGACCTAACACTCCAAAAAAAATAATCACTTATGCACGTAGCTATTGCTGGAAATATTGGTGCTGGAAAAACAACACTAACCAAATTATTAGCCAAACATTATCGATGGGAACCTCAATTCGAAGATGTACTAGAAAATCCTTATCTAGAGGATTTCTATAATAAAATGGAGCGCTGGTCTTTTAATTTACAGATCTATTTTCTTAATAGCCGTTTTAGACAGATTCTAGAAATACGAGAAAGCGGTAAAGATATTATCCAAGATAGAACCATTTATGAGGATGCATATATTTTTGCTCCTAACCTACATGCAATGGGACTTATGACTAATCGTGATTTTGAAAATTACAAATCACTTTTTGATTTAATGGAGAGCGTTGTTGAGGGGCCTGATTTACTGATTTATTTACGAAGCAGTATTCCTAATCTGGTTGCACAAATTCATAAACGTGGTCGTGAATATGAAAACACAATTAGTATTGATTATCTAAGTCGATTAAATGAACGATATGAGGCCTGGGCTCACGGATACGACAAAGGCAATTTACTTATTGTAGATGTTGATCATCTGAACTTTGTGGATAATCCAGAAGATCTTGGTAGCATAATTAACCGTATTGATGCAGAATTAAACGGATTATTTTAAAATAATAATAAAGGCCTTTCTTAATGAAAGGCCTTCTTTTTAAACTTACAACCGTAAGTTTTCTACTTTTACGTCTTCTTAAGATGTTTGTTGTTCACCCTCAGTTTTAGCTTCCTCGCTGTCTTCTTTTACTGCTTTATCTAAAGAATTATCTATTTCTTCTCCAGCTTCTTTTACCGCTTTTTCAGCTTCCTTTTCTATAGCTTCAGCTTCTTTTAAGGCTTCTTCTGCAGTATTTTCAACTTCTTTTTGTACTTCGCTGGTTTCTTCGGTAGTACTTTCTGTTTCTTTATTCGTTTCTCTACAAGAAACAAACATTACATTTAAAGTAAATAAAAACGCTAAGGCTAAAATTACTTTTTTCATAATTAAAAAATTTTAGTTGTTATTATATCGTTATAACGGTATTCTAATCTCACTATTTCTATTACCTTGGTAATGTTTTCACAAAAAATCTTAATTTTTTTAACAGAATGAATTTCAACGGTTTATTTCAATTTTTATCAGAATTACAACAAAATAATAACAAAGAATGGATGGATACTAACAGAAAATGGTATCAAGAAAATCGAAATTCTTTTATAGATTGGTTGGATCACTTAGAGCTAGAACTTGCCAAAATTGATCCAGAATATTATCTAACTTCTGGAAGAAAAGGAATCAATCGAATTAATAATAACTTACTTTTCCATCCTAACAAACCTGTCTATAAAGATCATTTTGGTGCAGGATTGGATCAATTATCTAAACAAGGTGATTTTTATATCGAAATTGGACTTTCTCAATGTGTTCTAGCAGGAGGATTTTGGCGTCCAGAAAGTAAAACTCTGCAAAGTATTAGAGAAGCTATTGATTATAACGGAGAAGAATTAAAAAAAATTCTTGCTAAAAAAAGTTTCAAAAATACCTTTGGTAATTTATATGATGACGGAAATTCTCTAAAAAAGGCGCCCAAAGGTTACTCTATAGATCATGAACATATCGATTTATTACAAAAAAGAACTTTTGCAGTAGCTTATGAATTACAGAGAGAAGATGTATTGGATTCTGATTTTACAGACAAAGTAATTCAGGTATACAAAGAAATGCTTCCGTTTAGAAGATATTTAAGAGAAGCTGTATCTGTTTAGAAGTTGGTAATTTTCTCAGTTAAATATGATACGATCGTATCTGTTGCTCCGGTATTACTATTGATAAAATGTCCAGCAATCATTCCTGTTTTTTCTCTAAACTTCTGATCATCAATTAATTTATTCATGATAGTGCTAAATTCTTCGGAAGTAAATATAGAATATAAACCTGCTAACTTCTGCAATTGCTTTGCTTCCCTAAATTTCTCAAAATGCTTCCCTATAATAATTGGAATCCCAAAAGTTGCCGGTTCCAGTATATTATGTAATCCAGAAGTACCCATTGCTCCTCCTACATATGCGATGTCACCATAACTATATACTCGTGATAAATAACCAATCGTATTCATAACAAAGACCTGATGGTCTTGTAAATCCTTTTCTTCTCTTTCTGAAAAAACAACAGTCTTTTTGATTATTTTTTTCTGCAAAGACTGCACTCCACTATTTTTTATTTCATGAGGAGCAATAATAAAACATATATTTTCGCTTGCTTGATTTATAAAATCTATAAATACCTCTTCATCTTCTGGCCAAGAGCTACCAAAAACAATACAAAGTCTATTTCCTATAAATTCTGAAATAAAATCTACTCGATTATCCATTTCTATTTGATGAGATACTCGATCAAATCTAGTATCGCCACTCACAGTAACGTTATTGAAGCCAGCTTGATTAAGCAATGTTTGAGAAATCTTATCTTGAACAAAAAAATGATCCACCGTTTTTAAAGCATTACGCATAAATCCACCATACCATTTAAAAAAAGCCTGATCCTTTCTGAATGCAGCAGAAATTATTGTTATTGGAGTATTGTTCTTTTTTAACTCTCTTAAGTAATTAGGCCAAAACTCATACTTCACAAAAATTGCAAGTTTAGGATCGGCCAATTCTACAAACTTTTTAGCATTTTTCTTTGTATCTATCGGAAGATAAACAATACTATCAGCGAGGGTGCTATTTTTTTTTATCTCATATCCTGAAGGGGAGAAAAAAGTCACTAATAACTTATAATTAGGATACTTATTTTTTATCATCTCCATCACAGGAACACCTTGCTCATATTCTCCAAGTGAAGCACAATGAAACCAGACTATTTGATCTTCTTTTTTTAATTGTTCATTTAAAATTTCGAAAACTGTCTTCCTCCCCTTTACGAACAGAGTAAGTTTAGGACTTAAAAGTCCCATTATAGGAAGCATACTATTGAAAACTGAAATAAGGAAATTATAGAAAAAATTCAAAAGTCTTGATTTTATACATCGCTAAAATACGGCTCTTTCCTGTAAAAACTGATAAACATACAATGCAAAACTTCAAATTATCAAATTATCAAAAACGCATCATAATTGACATTTTGATAAAAATTTATTTATAATTTTACATAATTACTAAAATAATATTGTTAAAATTACTAAATTAACACCTCATATCACACAAACTCAAATCCTATGAAATTAAAATTTACTTTAATTGCAATCTTCTCTTTTACAATATTATTTTCTCAGAACTTTTTAGAAGTACAACTGCCTACACCTGATAAACTCAATCCATTTTTTGTTGGTCCGCTTTTTAAATCAACCATTCATTATGGAGCGACTCCTTCAAATTATAACGGAAAAGTGATTGTTTTTAATCACGGATATATTGATCTAAATCAAAGTCAATTTTTATTTGATAATTCTTTTTATCAAAAAACATATGATGAAGGATATCAGGCTGTTTTTGTTGCTACAACAAGAGGTGGTGGTATATGGGTCAATGGAGAACTACTTGCAGAGTCCATTGACATTGTTACAAATAAATATAATGTCGCAGATGTATATATCATAGCGCATAGTAATGGAGGAAAAGCCGCGGAAGCTGCTATGATTCAATATGGAAAAAAAGATAAGGTAGAACAAGTTTTTGCTTTGGGAACTCCATATTGGGGAACTTATCTAGCCGACATTTCTCAAATGCCCTGGTTAAACTGGGCTTGGCGATTGACTGGTTTAAATGAAGGTGCTAGAACCTCTACCACGTATTATTGTCGAGATGTAGTTCGGCCATATTTAGATAACAATGAAAATAACGAGCCAGAAAAATTTGTTGTTTTAGGAGCTTCCGGTTATTTCAATGGATCAAATCTTCTTGCCAGAGCCGCTTTTACAGTTACTGGTGGAATTTTACTTCCTATACAAGGTGCAAATGATGGTGTTGCGCCTTATAGAAGTACGCTAAGGCCTGGAGCAATATATGTCTTCAAAAAAAATGATTATCGCGCATTCTTTGATCATATAGATGTAAGTTTTGGACAATTTAGTTGGCCTTATGTAAAATCATACATACAAAATCGTTCTCAAAAAAGTAATCCATCTTTTGAAAACATAAATCCAAAGAATTACATCATCACTAGTAACTATTACATCATACATTCTGAAAATGAATACGACGAAATAATTCTTGACAAAAACTCTAGATTTGCTGTAGCCGAAATTATACACGAAAATCCTAAAGCTACGTTTCAAGGCATTAACAAAAAACAAACAGATCAGTTAAAAATTAATACCCAAGGCAATCATAGATCTGTAATCTCTCTTTCTTCTAACAATATCAAGTTACAAAGTAATTCTCGTTTTGCTGCCTTTGTAAAACAAAATAATGGAATCACGATGTCATTAGAAAATCAAATAAGAAATAAATATCCTTTATTAAAAGTTGATATTTCTTCAACACAAAAAAACAATTCTTTACTTACAAACATAGAAACACGCGGTGTAATTATTAGAACTTCTAATATTGATGGAACACAAGTACAAAGTGATCCAGAAATAATCACTTTTGATAAAATCAACGAAAGCTTTTATTACGACACCAAAAATCTGGAAGAAGGTGTATACAGCTTGTTTCTAAATGCGGAAAGTACAGCTAATTTTAAAAGAAGTATTATCTCTGGTTTTGTAGTAGGAGATATTAATAAGGCTTTGACTTTTAATACGGAAGTAAATAAGCCTTTAGATAAAAACGAAAAATCAATAAAATTATCACCAAATTCGGTAAAAAATTATGCTTTACTATCACTACAAGGATATTCTATATCCGATAAAATATCTTTAGCAGTTTACGATATAACTGGCAAAAAAATGAAGAGTTTTGAAATGAAAGCAGCCAAAAATTCAGAATTTGATATCTCAGAAAAGCTACAACAATTGCCCTCTGGAATATACCTTTTACAGGTAAATAACGAAAAAACAATAAAATTCGTTAAGGAATAGTTTTATAAATATCTAAAAGAAAGGCTGTTGCTAAAATGATACTATTTTGATTTTATTCGTTAATAAAAAACAGATCAAAACTAAGTATCACATTGGCAATGGCATCATTATTTTGTACTTTCGTCCGGTTACAAAACACATCCTATGAAGAAGATTCAAATGGTTGACTTAAAGGGTCAATACGAACAAATAAAAGAACGTGTAGACTCCTCTATTCTAGACGTTATTTCATCTGCTGCATTTATTAATGGCCCTGAAGTACATAGTTTTCAGAAAGAATTAGAAGAATATCTTGATGTAAAGCACGTGATTCCGTGCGCGAATGGAACGGACGCTTTGCAAATAGCAATGATGGGATTAAATCTGAAACCAGAAGATGAAGTAATTACTGCAGATTTTACTTTTGCTGCTACAGTAGAAGTAATTGCATTATTGCAGCTAACTCCAGTACTTGTAGATGTGGAAAAAGATTCTTTTAATATTGATCCTAATGCTATCCGCGACGCAATTACTCCTAATACAAAAGCGATCGTACCGGTTCATTTATTTGGCCAGGCTGCCAATATGGATGAAATTATGAAAATAGCAAAAGAACACGATCTATATGTTATTGAAGATAATGCTCAAGGGATTGGTGGTAGTTATAAATTTGATGATGGTAAAGTTGCTAAAACGGGAACTATTGGTCACGTATCTTCTACTTCTTTTTTTCCTTCTAAAAACTTAGGATGTTATGGTGATGGTGGAGCTATTTTTACCAATGACGATGACCTAGCGCATACAATTCGTGGTATTGTAAATCATGGAATGTACAAAAGATATCATCATGATGTGGTTGGTGTAAATTCTCGTTTAGATTCTATACAAGCTACAGTACTTAGAGCAAAACTACCTAATCTGGATACTTATAATGATGCCAGAAGAGCAGCTGCTAGAAAATACAATAAAGCTTTTGAAGGAATTGAGAATATTATCACCCCAAAAGTAAAAGGAAATAGTTGTGAAACCAGCGAAAATGTTATCTGTGACACCTGTGATTGTCATGTATTTCATCAATATACCCTACGGGTTGTAAATACAGACCGGGATGCATTAGTAAAACACCTAAATGAACAAGGGATTCCTTGTGGTGTATACTATCCAATACCCCTACATAATCAAAAGGCTTATCAAGATGATCGTTATGATGATGCAAATTTTACAATTACTAATCAGCTTGTAAAAGAAGTGATTTCACTACCAATGCATACCGAGTTAGATAATGAGCAAATTGATTTCATTACAAAAAACGTTATCAATTTTGTAACTAAATAGATAAAAAACTAGTAAAATTAGGTTAGAAAAATAATTTTAACCTCTTTACATATATAAAAATAACCCCGTAGTTAATAACTAAATACAACCAATAAATACCCACAATGGATTCACTTTGCATCTGTTATAATCTAGTTGACCATAATAATTTACCTGGAATTCCTCCATTACCAGAAGCGTATATTGTACCTGTTACAAATGAACGGTTAGGATATGTAGAAAAACAGGCTACTCCCGCAACATTAAAAAGTTTTGGGATACCATATTTAGAAACAGCACACGAGCAATTGCTGGAAATATGTTCCAGTTTAAAAATAGCTGTTTTAGAACAACAGTTTAGACCTGCCAAAAAAAGAAAAACATTCGGTTTAGCAGACATTCTAAAAGACCCAAAAATTAAAGATGTTGTTATTAACTATGTAAATAATAAACTTTCTGATTTTTATGGTCTAGTTATAAAAAATGAATACTCTGTAATACATAATGCACAAAGAAAAGACCCTTTTGAAGTGCATAGATTATCGATTGGTAAAAGTATTCTAAATCCTATTCTAGAATTTACAAAAACGGATGAAGGAATAGATTATGCATTTTCATTAAAAGATGAAG
This genomic interval carries:
- a CDS encoding deoxynucleoside kinase, with product MHVAIAGNIGAGKTTLTKLLAKHYRWEPQFEDVLENPYLEDFYNKMERWSFNLQIYFLNSRFRQILEIRESGKDIIQDRTIYEDAYIFAPNLHAMGLMTNRDFENYKSLFDLMESVVEGPDLLIYLRSSIPNLVAQIHKRGREYENTISIDYLSRLNERYEAWAHGYDKGNLLIVDVDHLNFVDNPEDLGSIINRIDAELNGLF
- a CDS encoding sensor histidine kinase KdpD, coding for MQKKSYRSILYFIAFVILVTLSIQVYWNFKNYEASKQQLINEVQISLDNAVDQYYTELAEKNTIGFSSDSSNIGNFLKKSNFSNLLKKIDSGKVDFKSYTFSEGLDHSDIKIYRGLSVDSIDRMDHHPSFCIDSSKTIEFPDLIKDIENGDSRKKAFEQLTSKIIISINEDSLKLEVLDTIINNQLKRKQLTISYGITFQDQTGTSFLFNKNVINKSDLKTKTKSYYLPRGSSLELSFMNTTRAILKKNLFGIALSFLLVSAVIGCLLYLLRIINHQKQLAELKNDLISNITHEFKTPIATISAALEGIQNFNRENDPEKTKKYIDMSSNQLGKLNTMVEKILETATLDSDELELNLEELNLVDLVQTITTKYQTNSTEKKIYFHHSQEKIWKKVDAFHFENAINNIIDNAIKYGGNTIQVYLNNTNPNIVLEIKDDGTSLTKSQKDKIFEKFYRVPKGNTHDVKGFGIGLFYTKTIIEKHQGTIELLLDQDQTNFKITLPNG
- a CDS encoding TlpA disulfide reductase family protein, whose amino-acid sequence is MKTRTLVVSTLFLLLTFFLSHAQSTYYRNHDGILLDEKELKEAENKMKDKIKKINKKAVVEIEIKDTDFRKDSIIHDFGFHVDLNGAVNSKTKLKSFKGKKMLASSLKTLQGDRINISDLEGKPTLLNFWFTNCPPCIDEMPELNKLKEHFGERVNFVAVTYESKEKVEKFLKKYRFDFRHIIDAKEYTDALEMKSFPNNIILDKNGVVKNIEGGIPYIRDKNGGMKMGEATELKRKLETLLK
- a CDS encoding GLPGLI family protein is translated as MIRLIIVITLCVIGKISAQDFQGIATYSTDRKLEIQLDSTQVNSEMQKQIHEMMRKQFQKEYTLRFNKETSVYKEEESLGAPQPASGMQIMIAGSGASDILFKNTKEEKFVAQRDMLGKMFLVKDTLTHYNWKLSNETKKIGNYNCYKATMTRTQEIIRDIRVNGEEEKSEPETEEIEVVVWYTPEIPVNNGPANYWGLPGLIMEVNDGDLRVLCNKIVLNPSKKIEIEEPTKGKEVTETRFEEIMRKKMKEMQDRMPRRDDGNSIEIRIGG
- a CDS encoding aspartyl protease family protein; protein product: MNRILLVLFILVFFNIKAQVTTIPFEEDGLVFIKVRVNEQEEYLDFVFDTGASIGVLESTVAQRLNIKSNYSQNAQGANGSQTYNIATNQTVKIGTVVFDNSNLVLVDLQKLSQRSGRKIQGIIGYDVLRKYRTSFDFKKKMITLYNEGDLISGLDLYTKIPMKFDGTPIPQIDLTFTLNDGNTLTGNFLFDSGANMSVLFNTPYAVKNDLRNRSGKTIKGKARGLNKSTTYTKGTIEKLRFSDFEFTDLPIDISEGKEGVSGSPNYTGILGAQIINRFDMVLDYEKKLFYFKPNEKFNTPFEFPTSGIGIEKVEGKILVSHVVQSSEAYEKGIREGDELLKIDGYGGKELNFWKKHLKHDQKKVEIEVKNKSGKVHRVVILLKRLI
- a CDS encoding DUF2461 domain-containing protein is translated as MNFNGLFQFLSELQQNNNKEWMDTNRKWYQENRNSFIDWLDHLELELAKIDPEYYLTSGRKGINRINNNLLFHPNKPVYKDHFGAGLDQLSKQGDFYIEIGLSQCVLAGGFWRPESKTLQSIREAIDYNGEELKKILAKKSFKNTFGNLYDDGNSLKKAPKGYSIDHEHIDLLQKRTFAVAYELQREDVLDSDFTDKVIQVYKEMLPFRRYLREAVSV
- a CDS encoding 3-deoxy-D-manno-octulosonic acid transferase yields the protein MNFFYNFLISVFNSMLPIMGLLSPKLTLFVKGRKTVFEILNEQLKKEDQIVWFHCASLGEYEQGVPVMEMIKNKYPNYKLLVTFFSPSGYEIKKNSTLADSIVYLPIDTKKNAKKFVELADPKLAIFVKYEFWPNYLRELKKNNTPITIISAAFRKDQAFFKWYGGFMRNALKTVDHFFVQDKISQTLLNQAGFNNVTVSGDTRFDRVSHQIEMDNRVDFISEFIGNRLCIVFGSSWPEDEEVFIDFINQASENICFIIAPHEIKNSGVQSLQKKIIKKTVVFSEREEKDLQDHQVFVMNTIGYLSRVYSYGDIAYVGGAMGTSGLHNILEPATFGIPIIIGKHFEKFREAKQLQKLAGLYSIFTSEEFSTIMNKLIDDQKFREKTGMIAGHFINSNTGATDTIVSYLTEKITNF
- a CDS encoding response regulator transcription factor — translated: MDEIIEIVLAEDEPSLGQIIKESLETRNFKVHLAQNGETAYSLYKSINPKLLVLDVMMPKKDGFTLAKEIRLEDDTIPIIFLTAKSQTQDVVEGFTIGGNDYLKKPFSMEELIVRINNLLHRTKTQQSSESLEIGKYTFDFPKQLLTSVDESYQLTHREAHLLFHLIKNKNQVLDRSMILKKLWGDDDFFNGRSMDVFITKLRKKLKQDASIQIINVRGFGYKLVC